CGGGGCTGAGCCGGGTGCTGGGACGGGCATGGCCCTGCCCTCTGGGTGCTGGGGCTGCGGTTACGTAACCAGCGAGGAACAGGCCAAGTGTTGGCACTGGCGGCGGGGCAGTAGAGCGACCTGCCAAGAGCTGTCTCCTGTGATCCCAGTGGGGACGGGGACGGGGCCCCAGGGTGGCTGTGCTGATgcagggaatgggggtggagcCCTTCCCTGAGGGGTCCCTGCCCACCGGCCCTTTGTGAAACAAGCAGGCAGTCCGGACGCCTGGGTTCGACTCCCGGCGCTGGAGGGGAGCGGCCAGGTCTAGAGATTAGCaccagggtggagggggaggctgGGAATCAGGTGGCAGAGCTaggcctgcactggggaaagaggggttagcgtgtgctggtgctggggggttagcatgtgcggggggagggaggttgttaGCGTGAGCTGGGGGGTTAGCGtgtcctggggaggggggttagCATGCGCAGGTGCTCATGGCTGTGGGGGGGCATTTGCCGGCAAGGCTTCGTTCCCGCTCACCTGCCGTCCTCACCCCCCCTTCAGCGCAGCTGGCGGGGAGATCTTCCAGCAGTGCGTAGCAGAGCAGGATGAGGCCTTCACGGAGCAGGACGTGATCCGGCTGGTGCGGCAGATCCTGCGCGGCGTCGCCTTCCTGCACCAGCACAACGTCGTCCACCTGGACCTGAAGGTACCAGCGGGGCTGGGCTGTTACTGGGAGCAGGGTCTGTCGGGAGGGCGGGACGGGTGGACACAGCTCAGAAAGGGCTGGTTCCCCCAGGGCTCCCGGAAACCCTCCTTGTCCCTGTGGTGGTGgagtccctcccaccccccatcgctgcagggggagtggagcgccagcccagccctgccttgcCCCAGCACCAGCGTCCCGGCCCTCCCTGCTCACACCCTGCCTCTGCCCGCAGCCCCAGAACATCCTCCTGACCAGCAGCAGCCCCCTGGGCGACATCCGCATCGTGGACTTCGGGCTATCGCGTCGGGTGGACGCCGTGCGGGAGGTGCGCGAGATTCTGGGCACGCCGGAGTATGTGGGTAGGTGGCACCGCGGCGGGTATCAGAGACcggggacaggctgggggggcgggggggcacatCCTTGTTGGGCTGCAGACATTGGTCGTGACTCCACGGGGGTGAATCTGTCCCAAGCGCCTGGGTTCTGAGCCGTGGGCCCAAGGGCTCCAGCAGAGCCAGGGACTGGGCATGGGTCTCGCCCCCTCCCCGAGCCCGTTCACACCTGTGCTGAGCttgctgcccagctgctgccccctccagcaccctctgCTCCCACCGCCGACCTGGGCACCCTCCTCAGCTGGGGCGGAGGTGCTGGCACCACCTGGCACCGGCGGCAGGGCCCGTAACTCCCCTACGTTTCTCTTTGCAGCTCCCGAGGTCCTGAGCTATGAGCCCATCAGCACGGCCACTGACATGTGGTAGGTCTCTGGGGTCCCTCTGCCCTCTCCTAGGGGCAGGCGTCAGCTCTGGCCTATGCGGGGCAAGGGGTTCTGTCCTTTCTCCTGGGGCGTGGGGGCAGGGTAacagtgtcacggagtccctgggtgaCGCTCTGGatctgctccccacaaagccaggcaggactttggggagcctcctctccctcggagcagactgtccgCAGGGCAAGacgctcacacggcttcacctcctgggtctttccttggagcattcagcatcctctgcccctccgtgtgcttcccacagcgagtccaccccagcggggtcctggggaagtcacagggtcctgcacccccactttgcagtcagacatgactctcagccagccagtaaaacagaggtttatttgatgacaggaacagggtctaaaacagagcttgtagatacagcgaaccggaccccttggccgggtccattctggggggcagtgagccagactcctcgtccccagccagccccaaactgaaaccccctccagcccctccttctctgggctttgttcctttcccgggccaggaggtcacttgattcctttgttctccaacacctttagcatcccgtggcaggggggaagggccccgggccatcagttgccaggagacagagtgttcgCCATTTAtatgcactggccctttgctctgcagcaatcacacttccttatcccaccacctagagacttaagaaatgcacaggggaaactgaggcacccacacagtagtcagaggaaacattaagaacagtcccgcTTTGTCACAAACGGTACATGGGGGGCTGGTGCAAAGAGGCAGGGGGTGGTGTTCCCCTGCTGCAGGTCACCAGCTAGCTGCAGCATTTGCTCGCAGCGCGTCATCCGTGGAACTGAGTTCCTGCTTGTCCTGGCACGGGACACCCTGGGAGATGGGGCGAATGTCCCCTGCCCCTGCAGATACACTCTCCCCAGAaagtgctctgccctgcccccagcgtCCTTGGCCCTCACCCAGCTGTAGTAGAGGCAGGGGAGCCCACAGGGTGGGTGCAGTGCCCGCTCGTGGCACAACCAGTACTgcagttgagagccactgaggggggtacagggctaTGTCCCCTCCATGCCCCCAGCATCAGCCCCCACAGGCCCTCTCCTGCTCTGGGAAGGAGTCTCAGCCCATGGTTGTGAACCTGCCAGCGTCCgggagaggagcaggggtgaAGCGGCGTCCTCAGGCTTCCCTGGACACAGGGGCCGGGCTCagtctggggaggggatgggaggggaggtgAGCACAGACTGAGTCTCATGAGTTTGGCCTTGGCTGCGGGGGGCTGTGCCTCCTCCCATCACTCACAGACCAGGCGGCTTGCACTGGTGGGAGCCAGGCCCTGGCCCGCTGGGCTCCCCGCTGGCTCTGACCCCAGGGGCTCTCCCCAGGAGCATCGGGGTGCTGACCTACGTCATGCTGACGGGTGAGTCGCCCTTCCTGGGTGACACCAAGCAGGAGACCTTCCTGAACATCTCACAGGTGAACGTGCAGTTCCCGCCTGACGTCTTCCAGGGCATCTCGGACCAGGCCATCGACTTCATCCGCTCCCTGCTTGTCAAGAACCCCAGGTACCCGCCGCTACCCCCTGGCCTCGTCACGCCAGCCTCGGGCATGTGGCGCCCGGCCCAGAGCCTCCCGCGCCTGGGAGATCAGCCCTGGAACTGGCCTTGCACGTgtcctggggaggggggctcGTCCCAGCTCCGCTGGCTGCCGGGCTGTCGCCCAATGTGAGCGTGGTGCGGGAGGAAGGCTGGACTCTCGGAGGTGGCCCTGGGGTGGCCATGCGGGAGGGAGGCAGTCGCAGGGGTAGGGCCGAGGACTCCCTGGCTGAGAGCACtaatcccctccctcctgcctgcaggAAGCGAGCCAAGGCTGAGCAGTGCCTGCAGCACCCCTGGCTGgacccggccccggccccagcggTGGAGCTGGCGGCCCCAGCGCAGGCTGATCTGGAGCAGGCCCCGGTGAGCGAGGGCAGCAGTGGCCCTGAGGAGGACGAAGAGCTGGTGCTGGTGGCCTCCTACATGATGCCCTGCCCCTGCCGCCAGCTGAGGGGCCTGGAGGTGCGGGAGA
This is a stretch of genomic DNA from Gopherus evgoodei ecotype Sinaloan lineage chromosome 23, rGopEvg1_v1.p, whole genome shotgun sequence. It encodes these proteins:
- the LOC115639174 gene encoding serine/threonine-protein kinase 17A-like, which gives rise to MSRQGMAAHTQTRIRTDRFADSYTLLGRELGRGKFAVVKKCLEKATGREFAAKFLRKRRKGEDCRLDIINEIAVLELAARSPHVVDLHEVYETPAEIVLVLECAAGGEIFQQCVAEQDEAFTEQDVIRLVRQILRGVAFLHQHNVVHLDLKPQNILLTSSSPLGDIRIVDFGLSRRVDAVREVREILGTPEYVAPEVLSYEPISTATDMWSIGVLTYVMLTGESPFLGDTKQETFLNISQVNVQFPPDVFQGISDQAIDFIRSLLVKNPRKRAKAEQCLQHPWLDPAPAPAVELAAPAQADLEQAPVSEGSSGPEEDEELVLVASYMMPCPCRQLRGLEVRETELAGVRKPFPALQEIAQELVF